One Methanolobus sp. WCC4 DNA segment encodes these proteins:
- a CDS encoding NAD-dependent epimerase/dehydratase family protein has product MNTGTYDLTKKRILVTGGAGFIGSHIVDQLSKAGNDIVVFDNLSSGKIDFLGKHLDQPYFNLFEGDLLNDSEIEEACENIDIVFHVAANPDVKLGMTDTKVHFNQNIKATYNVLEAVRKKKIQNIAFTSTSTVYGEATVIPTPENYGPLVPISLYGASKLSCEALITSYSHTFNIKSWIFRFANIIGDRGTHGVIVDFIRKLRQNPEILEILGDGKQSKSYLHVEECVKSIMFSIENSKDEVNIFNIGSEDIITTTRIGKIIAEEMGLENVEFTYTGGKRGWKGDVPKMSLSINKLKEKGWKPELNSEKSVRLTVKELLRD; this is encoded by the coding sequence GTGAACACGGGAACATATGATCTCACGAAAAAACGTATTTTAGTTACTGGAGGAGCAGGATTTATTGGAAGCCACATCGTGGATCAACTTTCAAAAGCAGGAAATGACATCGTAGTTTTCGATAATTTAAGTTCCGGGAAGATAGATTTTCTGGGAAAACACTTAGACCAACCTTATTTCAATTTATTCGAAGGAGATCTGCTGAACGATAGTGAGATAGAAGAGGCATGTGAAAATATTGACATCGTTTTTCATGTAGCTGCAAACCCGGATGTCAAACTGGGTATGACCGATACAAAAGTTCATTTTAATCAGAATATAAAGGCAACTTATAATGTGCTTGAAGCTGTTCGAAAGAAAAAAATTCAAAATATTGCTTTTACATCCACGTCCACAGTATATGGCGAAGCAACAGTTATTCCAACTCCTGAGAATTATGGCCCTCTTGTGCCAATATCACTCTATGGGGCATCCAAATTATCATGTGAAGCATTGATCACATCTTATTCACACACATTTAACATCAAGTCATGGATATTCAGATTTGCAAACATCATTGGGGACAGGGGAACACACGGTGTAATAGTTGATTTCATCAGAAAACTAAGACAAAATCCAGAAATACTTGAAATCCTTGGAGACGGGAAACAATCCAAGTCCTATCTTCATGTAGAAGAATGTGTCAAATCAATTATGTTTTCAATTGAAAACTCTAAAGATGAAGTAAACATATTCAATATTGGATCAGAGGACATAATTACCACCACTAGGATTGGGAAAATTATTGCTGAAGAAATGGGACTTGAAAACGTTGAATTTACCTATACTGGTGGAAAACGAGGATGGAAAGGCGATGTCCCTAAAATGTCACTTTCAATTAATAAATTAAAGGAAAAGGGATGGAAACCTGAACTTAACTCAGAAAAGAGTGTTAGGCTCACAGTCAAGGAATTATTGAGAGATTAG
- a CDS encoding glycosyltransferase 4 family protein, whose protein sequence is MLDLETPTKLLGIVLASNFMVPFLATYLSMPYFINKLTEKGILARDYYKHKKTMVPERGGIAILLISMVSFSLNTLFFKFSTTNYVVLIVIALFGLFGVLDDMIDIGRVTKLLLMYYCSYPLIQYATHTAFILPAFGSIELGILYLQFIVPTYVLVASNLVNMHSGYNGLASGLSVIVLLSLILKSIILSDVENIFAVVSITGATVAYFLYDRYPSKIFWGNVGSLTIGATIGTIIVIQGFIVSGFIMLIPHTVNFLMYVYWRARKLPKAKFGKDRGDGILEVPNQLTLKWVLPYYYNVTEKQATYAMYALTGLFCLLGILLPGRI, encoded by the coding sequence CATATTTGTCAATGCCTTATTTCATAAATAAGCTAACTGAAAAAGGCATTCTTGCAAGGGATTATTACAAACACAAGAAGACGATGGTTCCGGAAAGAGGGGGAATTGCCATTCTGCTTATTTCCATGGTATCCTTCTCGCTCAATACACTTTTTTTCAAGTTCTCGACCACAAATTATGTGGTATTAATAGTTATCGCCCTTTTCGGACTGTTTGGAGTACTGGACGATATGATAGATATCGGGAGGGTAACAAAACTCTTATTGATGTACTATTGTTCATATCCATTAATTCAGTATGCTACACATACAGCTTTCATTCTTCCGGCTTTTGGGAGTATCGAACTTGGAATCCTCTATTTGCAATTCATAGTACCCACATATGTCCTGGTTGCATCCAACCTCGTAAATATGCATTCTGGGTACAACGGTCTTGCTTCAGGCCTGTCTGTAATAGTACTGTTATCCCTAATCCTGAAATCTATTATATTGTCAGATGTTGAGAACATTTTTGCAGTTGTAAGCATCACAGGAGCTACTGTCGCATATTTCTTGTATGACAGATATCCATCAAAGATTTTCTGGGGTAACGTGGGTTCTTTAACAATTGGTGCAACCATTGGTACGATCATTGTTATCCAGGGTTTCATAGTCAGTGGATTTATAATGCTGATTCCTCATACGGTGAACTTTCTGATGTACGTTTACTGGAGAGCACGAAAATTACCCAAAGCAAAGTTTGGGAAAGATCGTGGTGATGGTATACTGGAAGTTCCAAATCAACTCACATTGAAATGGGTGCTTCCATATTATTATAATGTTACAGAAAAACAGGCAACTTATGCAATGTACGCATTAACCGGTCTCTTCTGTTTACTCGGGATACTGCTGCCCGGCAGGATTTAA